Proteins from a genomic interval of Quercus robur chromosome 9, dhQueRobu3.1, whole genome shotgun sequence:
- the LOC126700847 gene encoding uncharacterized protein LOC126700847 has product MNTELLLCMACLNPSNLFVAFDKDKLIRLAKFYPSDFSRTDILAVGPQLHNYIFYMRSNDSFLELQGVGELAEKFGVRFGCGLFKPKDKAHIPHLNPSFTPPSTTHHYKSTTPPLFSLSSLSLSLSEKKSIARKKVLFFFHLFHPPKLAVDDDQKLTIREINPKSRRIMGGGLDDDDGVENNKWPLWLRPLLKTSFFVQCKVHADSHKSECNMYCLDCMNGALCSLCLGSHRDHRAIQIRRSSYHDVIRVSEIQKYLDITGVQTYIINSARIVFLNERPQPRPGKGVTNTCQVCERSLLDSFSFCSLGCKIVGTSKNFRKRKMCTDTDGSDTEGSLNGISNGYLKSRIQSFSPSTPPPTVNYRTAKRRKGVPHRSPMGGLIIEY; this is encoded by the exons ATGAATACCGAGTTGCTACTTTGTATGGCTTGCTTGAATCCAAGTAATTTATTTGTGGCTTTTGATAAGGACAAGTTGATACGTCTAGCAAAGTTCTATCCATCTGATTTTTCTAGGACAGATATCTTGGCAGTTGGCCCTCAACTtcataattacattttttatatgcGCAGCAATGACTCATTTTTAGAGCTTCAAGGAGTTGGTGAACTTGCTGAAAA GTTCGGAGTGAGGTTCGGTTGTGgactttttaagcccaaagatAAAGCACATATCCCACACCTCAACCCATCCTTCACACCCCCATCCACCACCCACCATTACAAAAGTACTACCCcacctctcttttctctctcctctctctctctctctctctcagagaaAAAAAGTATTGCAAGAAAGAaagttctctttttctttcatcttttccACCCTCCAAAACTGGCTGTAGATGATGATCAAAAACTCACCATAAGAGAAATCAACCCCAAAAGCAGAAGAATCATG GGAGGAGGtttagatgatgatgatggtgtaGAAAATAACAAGTGGCCACTATGGCTTCGGCCACTTCTCAAAACTAGCTTCTTTGTTCAATGCAAAGTTCACGCTGATTCTCACAAGAGTGAATGCAATATGTATTGCTTGGACTGCATGAATGGTGCCCTTTGTTCTCTTTGTCTGGGCTCTCATAGAGACCATCGCGCTATTCAG ATAAGGAGGTCATCATATCATGAtgtgataagggtgtctgagaTTCAGAAATATTTGGACATTACAGGCGTGCAGACATACATAATAAATAGTGCCAGAATTGTGTTCTTGAATGAAAGGCCTCAGCCTAGGCCTGGTAAAGGTGTCACCAATACCTGCCAAGTCTGTGAGCGTAGCCTCCTTGATTCCTTCAGTTTCTGCTCACTTGGTTGCAAG ATTGTAGGGACATCAAAGAATTTCCGTAAAAGGAAAATGTGCACGGACACAGATGGATCAGACACTGAAGGATCATTGAATGGCATTAGCAATGGATATCTTAAAAGCAGAATTCAAAGTTTTTCACCATCAACACCACCTCCAACGGTGAATTACAGAACTGCCAAGAGGAGGAAGGGAGTTCCACATAGATCTCCAATGGGAGGCCTTATTATAGAATACTAA
- the LOC126699867 gene encoding putative gamma-glutamylcyclotransferase At3g02910: protein MVAQDRKECTSTPTPRLFIFTYGTLKRGFSNHTLMQDLMRTGDATFVSTCRTAENYPLVCGPYRVPFLLNMAGSGQAVTGELYAVSVSGLARLDELEGISRGHYERLSITVELDNGDGDDGSYGGEGVTCAEAYYAHRSYAAEMWKRNGMKGLTVYSEKEAKGYVKRKDRPHNLTFLDHIQLFLHSQD from the coding sequence ATGGTTGCGCAAGACAGAAAAGAGTGTACGAGTACTCCAACTCCAAGGCTGTTCATATTCACGTACGGGACGCTGAAACGAGGTTTCTCCAACCACACACTAATGCAGGACCTCATGCGAACCGGAGACGCCACCTTCGTCTCCACCTGTCGAACCGCAGAGAACTACCCGCTCGTTTGCGGGCCGTACCGGGTCCCGTTCCTGCTCAACATGGCCGGGTCGGGTCAGGCTGTGACGGGCGAGCTGTATGCCGTGTCGGTTTCGGGTTTGGCGAGGTTGGACGAGTTGGAGGGTATTTCCCGCGGTCACTATGAGAGGCTGTCTATAACGGTGGAGCTAGACAACGGTGACGGAGATGATGGATCGTACGGCGGCGAGGGGGTGACGTGCGCCGAGGCGTACTATGCGCACAGGAGCTACGCGGCGGAGATGTGGAAGAGAAATGGGATGAAGGGGTTGACTGTGTATTCCGAGAAAGAAGCGAAAGGGTATGTGAAGCGGAAAGATAGGCCTCACAACCTTACTTTCTTAGATCACATTCAACTCTTTCTTCATTCCCAAGATTGA
- the LOC126699577 gene encoding uncharacterized protein LOC126699577: MSMSLSLPHISTSFLSPPTFQYTHGHSKIFAFWHHRGRVRLRPASMVKGPHGFFRVSSCSSFRGERGAAEFESGAEEEEEEEEEESNSDEEEVEVETEENWNFGSCLLPDRWDVLGLGQAMVDFSGMVDDEFLNKLGLEKGTRKVVNHEERGRVLQAMDGCSYKAAAGGSLSNSLVALARLGSRPIGGPALNVAMAGSVGSDPLGGFYRTKLRRANVQFLSAPIKDGTTGTVIVLTTPDAHRTMLSYQGMPSTVNYDPSLASIVSKTNILVVEGYLFEFPDTIKTIAKACEEARRCGALVAVTASDVSCIERHYDDFWEIIGNHADIVFANSDEARALCHFASKESPVSATRYLSHFVPLISVTDGPRGSYIGVKGEAVYIPPSPCVPVDTCGAGDAYASGMLYGILRGMSDLKGMGTLASRVAATVVGQQGTRLRVQDAVELAESFAFNYDSSTIRSDVGSDHISSL; encoded by the exons ATGTCTATGTCTCTGTCTCTTCCTCACATCTCCACTTCTTTCCTCTCCCCTCCAACTTTCCAATATACACATGGGCATTCCAAAATCTTTGCCTTTTGGCATCACAGAGGGAGAGTGAGGTTGAGACCTGCTTCTATGGTGAAAGGCCCACATGGGTTTTTCAGGGTTTCTTCTTGTTCCAGCTTCAGAGGTGAGAGAGGCGCAGCAGAGTTTGAGAGTGgggctgaagaagaagaagaagaagaagaagaagagagtaaCAGCGATGAGGAAGAAGTGGAAGTAGAAACAGAGGAGAATTGGAATTTTGGGTCTTGTCTCTTGCCTGACAGATGGGATGTCCTGGGTCTTGGACAAGCCATG GTTGATTTTTCCGGCATGGTTGATgatgaatttttaaataaactGGGATTAGAGAAAGGAACAAGGAAGGTTGTGAATCATGAGGAGAGGGGTAGAGTTTTGCAGGCTATGGATGGATGTAGCTACAAGGCTGCTGCTGGTGGATCTCTTTCCAACAGTTTAGTGGCCTTGGCTCGGCTTGGTAGTAGGCCCATTGGAGGCCCTGCCTTGAATGTAGCCATGGCTGGCAGTGTGGGCAGCGATCCATTAGGTGGCTTCTACAG GACAAAACTGCGTCGGGCAAATGTGCAATTTCTATCTGCACCCATCAAGGATGGGACAACAGGGACAGTGATAGTTCTGACAACTCCAGATGCTCATCGTACAATGCTTTCATATCAG GGCATGCCGTCAACTGTCAATTATGATCCAAGCTTAGCTAGCATAGTTTCAAAGACAAACATACTTGTTGTTGAAGGGtatttatttgaatttcctGATACAATTAAAACAATCGCTAAAGCATGCGAGGAAGCACGTAGGTGTGGAGCCCTGGTTGCTGTAACAGCATCCGATGTCTCCTGCATCGAGAGACACTATGATGATTTCTG GGAAATAATAGGGAACCATGCCGACATTGTTTTTGCTAACAGTGATGAAGCTAGAGCTCTATGTCACTTTGCATCAAAGGAAAGTCCCGTTTCAGCTACAAGGTATCTGAGCCATTTTGTTCCCCTAATCTCAGTTACTGATGGGCCAAGAGGCTCTTACATAGGTGTAAAAGGAGAAGCAGTATATATCCCTCCTTCTCCATGCGTACCAGTGGACACTTGTGGTGCTGGGGATGCATATGCATCCGGTATGTTGTATGGTATTTTACGGGGTATGTCAGATTTGAAAGGAATGGGTACATTGGCATCTAGGGTTGCAGCTACAGTTGTGGGGCAACAGGGGACCCGGCTTAGGGTTCAGGATGCTGTTGAATTAGCAGAATCGTTCGCATTCAACTATGATAGTTCCACGATTCGATCAGATGTCGGTTCAGATCATATTTCCAGCTTATAG